In Stenotrophomonas sp. ASS1, the following proteins share a genomic window:
- the rimO gene encoding 30S ribosomal protein S12 methylthiotransferase RimO: protein MSQLNPKVGFVSLGCPKALVDSERILTQLRSEGYDIVPSYDSADVVVVNTCGFIDSAVTESLDAIGEAMNQNGKVIVTGCLGKRPEQIREAYPNVLAVSGPQDYQSVMEAVHEALPPKHDPFVDLVPDYGIKLTPRHYAYLKISEGCNHKCSFCIIPSMRGKLVSRPVDEVLREAERLVRGGVRELLVVSQDTSAYGVDVKYAEKMWRDKAYQTRLKALCEGLSELDAWVRMHYVYPYPHVDEVVPLMAENRILPYLDIPFQHASPRILRLMKRPGAVEKTLERVQNWRRIAPDITVRSTFIVGFPGETEAEFEELLSFLDEAQLDRVGAFAYSPVEGATANDLPDAVPEEVKQERLARFMEKQAQISAARLEAKIGTVQQCLVDAIEGDIAVARSKADAPEIDGLVHIQNADQVPLRVGEFVDVDITESDEHDLYGDALPAATRPAFDLKML from the coding sequence ATGTCCCAGCTGAACCCCAAAGTCGGCTTCGTCAGCCTTGGCTGCCCGAAGGCCCTTGTCGATTCCGAACGCATCCTTACCCAGCTCCGCTCGGAAGGCTACGACATCGTGCCGTCCTACGATTCGGCCGACGTGGTGGTGGTCAACACCTGCGGCTTCATCGATTCGGCGGTGACCGAGTCGCTGGACGCGATCGGCGAGGCGATGAACCAGAACGGCAAGGTCATCGTCACCGGCTGCCTGGGCAAGCGACCGGAGCAGATCCGCGAGGCGTACCCCAACGTGCTGGCGGTGTCCGGCCCGCAGGACTACCAGAGCGTGATGGAAGCGGTGCACGAAGCGCTGCCGCCCAAGCACGATCCGTTCGTGGACCTGGTGCCCGACTACGGCATCAAGCTGACCCCGCGTCACTATGCCTACCTGAAGATTTCCGAGGGCTGCAACCACAAGTGCAGCTTCTGCATCATTCCGTCGATGCGCGGCAAGCTGGTCTCGCGCCCGGTGGATGAAGTGCTGCGTGAAGCCGAGCGCCTGGTGCGTGGTGGCGTGCGCGAGCTGCTGGTGGTTTCGCAGGACACCTCGGCCTATGGCGTGGACGTGAAGTACGCCGAGAAGATGTGGCGTGACAAGGCCTACCAGACCCGTCTGAAGGCGCTGTGCGAAGGCCTGTCCGAGCTGGATGCGTGGGTGCGCATGCACTACGTCTACCCGTACCCGCACGTGGACGAGGTGGTGCCGCTGATGGCCGAAAACCGCATCCTGCCGTACCTGGACATCCCGTTCCAGCATGCCAGCCCGCGCATCCTGCGCCTGATGAAGCGCCCCGGCGCGGTCGAGAAGACCCTGGAGCGCGTGCAGAACTGGCGCCGCATCGCGCCGGACATCACCGTGCGTTCCACCTTCATCGTCGGCTTCCCCGGCGAGACCGAGGCCGAATTTGAAGAGCTGCTGTCGTTCCTCGACGAAGCGCAGCTGGACCGCGTCGGCGCGTTCGCCTATTCGCCGGTCGAAGGTGCCACCGCCAATGACCTGCCCGATGCGGTTCCGGAGGAAGTGAAGCAGGAGCGCCTGGCCCGTTTCATGGAAAAGCAGGCGCAGATTTCCGCTGCGCGCCTGGAGGCCAAGATCGGCACCGTGCAGCAGTGCCTGGTCGACGCCATCGAAGGCGATATCGCGGTGGCCCGTTCCAAGGCCGATGCCCCGGAGATCGATGGCCTGGTGCACATCCAGAATGCCGACCAGGTGCCGTTGCGCGTAGGTGAGTTCGTCGACGTGGACATCACCGAGAGCGACGAGCACGACCTGTACGGTGACGCGCTGCCGGCCGCCACCCGCCCGGCATTCGATCTCAAGATGCTGTGA
- a CDS encoding dienelactone hydrolase family protein — MAEWITLDTHHGPVRAWHALPEGTPRGGLVVVQEIFGANPHIRGVAERFAAEGYAVLAPSFFDLIDGTEADPDALPYDADGVKQGLERVTALGMEKALEVVRAAATRLAPYGKVGTVGYCWGGSVALLSALRLGLPSASYYGARNVQFLDETPKAPVIFHFGAQDKSIPPEAVQAHREKLPQMATFVYPADHAFNREVGHAYDPDSATLALQRTLDFFSEHLG, encoded by the coding sequence ATGGCCGAGTGGATCACCCTGGATACGCATCACGGCCCGGTACGGGCCTGGCACGCCCTGCCGGAGGGCACCCCGCGTGGCGGGCTGGTGGTGGTGCAGGAAATCTTCGGCGCCAACCCGCACATCCGCGGCGTGGCCGAGCGCTTCGCGGCCGAAGGCTATGCGGTGCTGGCGCCGTCCTTTTTCGACCTGATTGACGGCACAGAAGCCGATCCGGACGCCCTGCCCTATGACGCCGACGGCGTGAAGCAGGGCCTGGAACGGGTGACCGCACTGGGCATGGAGAAGGCGCTGGAGGTGGTCCGTGCCGCAGCGACCCGGTTGGCCCCCTACGGCAAAGTCGGCACGGTCGGCTACTGCTGGGGCGGCAGTGTCGCCCTACTGTCCGCGCTGCGCCTGGGACTGCCGTCGGCCAGCTACTACGGTGCGCGCAACGTCCAGTTCCTGGATGAGACACCCAAGGCCCCGGTGATCTTCCACTTCGGTGCCCAGGACAAGAGCATCCCCCCGGAGGCCGTGCAGGCCCATCGCGAGAAGCTGCCGCAGATGGCCACCTTCGTCTATCCGGCCGACCACGCCTTCAACCGGGAGGTCGGACATGCGTATGATCCAGACAGCGCCACCCTGGCGCTGCAACGCACCCTGGACTTCTTCTCGGAGCATCTTGGATGA
- a CDS encoding HIT family protein: MSDFELDSRLATDSVLVAEGPLSQVRLMNDERFPWLVLVPRLAGVTEWIELDGEQQDKLRTELNRACKALKGADGVEKINIGALGNIVRQLHFHVIGRHDGDPAWPGPVWGSGPAHRYEPGALDQHVAYWKERLGYPAQS; the protein is encoded by the coding sequence ATGAGCGATTTCGAACTCGATTCACGCCTGGCCACCGATAGCGTGCTGGTGGCGGAAGGACCGTTGTCGCAAGTGCGGCTGATGAACGACGAACGATTCCCCTGGCTGGTGCTGGTACCGCGCCTGGCCGGGGTGACCGAGTGGATCGAGCTGGACGGCGAGCAGCAGGACAAGCTGCGCACCGAGCTCAACCGCGCCTGCAAGGCCCTGAAGGGCGCCGACGGGGTGGAGAAGATCAATATCGGTGCGCTGGGCAACATCGTGCGCCAGCTGCATTTCCATGTGATCGGCCGCCATGACGGCGACCCCGCGTGGCCGGGCCCGGTCTGGGGCAGCGGCCCCGCGCACCGCTACGAGCCGGGTGCGCTGGACCAGCATGTCGCCTACTGGAAGGAACGGCTAGGATATCCAGCCCAGTCCTGA
- a CDS encoding DUF5668 domain-containing protein — translation MRFNLVAAVLLILIGLFMLASNLGWTHLNLSKLLLTWWPVALVGVGIAMLFGRGK, via the coding sequence ATGCGATTCAACCTCGTTGCCGCCGTCCTGCTGATCCTGATCGGCCTGTTCATGCTCGCCAGCAACCTCGGCTGGACGCACCTGAACCTGTCCAAGCTGCTGTTGACCTGGTGGCCGGTGGCACTGGTGGGCGTGGGCATCGCGATGCTGTTCGGTCGCGGGAAATAA
- the dcd gene encoding dCTP deaminase produces the protein MSIKSDRWIRRMSEQHGMIEPFEAGQVKQANGERIVSYGTSSYGYDVRCSREFKVFTNINSTIVDPKHFDPGSFVDIVGDECIIPPNSFALARTVEYFRIPRDTLVVCLGKSTYARCGIIVNVTPLEPEWEGHVTLEFSNTTPLPARIYANEGVAQMLFFQAAADDICETSYRDRGGKYQGQTGVTLPRT, from the coding sequence ATGAGCATCAAGAGTGACCGTTGGATCCGCCGCATGTCCGAGCAGCACGGCATGATCGAGCCGTTCGAGGCCGGGCAGGTCAAGCAGGCCAACGGCGAGCGCATCGTCAGCTATGGCACCTCCAGCTACGGCTACGACGTGCGCTGCTCGCGCGAGTTCAAGGTGTTCACCAACATCAACTCGACCATCGTCGATCCCAAGCACTTCGATCCGGGCAGCTTCGTGGATATCGTCGGCGATGAATGCATCATCCCGCCCAACAGCTTCGCGTTGGCGCGCACCGTGGAGTACTTCCGCATCCCGCGCGACACCCTGGTGGTGTGCCTGGGCAAGAGCACCTACGCGCGCTGCGGCATCATCGTCAACGTGACCCCGCTGGAGCCGGAGTGGGAAGGCCACGTCACCCTGGAATTCAGCAACACCACGCCGCTGCCGGCACGCATCTACGCCAATGAAGGCGTGGCGCAGATGCTGTTCTTCCAGGCGGCCGCCGATGACATCTGCGAGACGTCGTACCGCGATCGTGGTGGCAAGTACCAGGGCCAGACCGGCGTGACCCTGCCGAGGACCTGA
- the apbC gene encoding iron-sulfur cluster carrier protein ApbC: MNSSPRRPHASQVQKGLTPHARIRNVIAVGSGKGGVGKSTTAVNLAVALQQLGARVGVLDADIYGPSVPAMLGLSGRPESPDNKSIEPLRAFGVDTMSIGYLIEEDTPMIWRGPMATSAMTQLFNDTLWDDLDYLLIDLPPGTGDIQLTLTQKIPLAGAVIVTTPQDIATLDAKKALKMFEKVEVPVLGIVENMAVHTCSSCGHVEHLFGEGGGERMAAQYGVPLLGSLPLQIGIREQGDSGTPITVAQPDSVPAQAYRHAAQRLIEEVGKRPRASIPILSSLL; this comes from the coding sequence GTGAACAGTTCTCCCCGCCGTCCCCATGCAAGCCAGGTCCAGAAGGGACTTACGCCGCATGCCCGCATCCGCAACGTGATCGCGGTTGGTTCGGGCAAGGGCGGCGTCGGCAAGTCGACCACTGCGGTCAATCTGGCCGTGGCCCTGCAGCAGCTCGGCGCACGCGTGGGCGTGCTTGATGCGGACATCTACGGGCCGAGCGTGCCGGCCATGCTGGGCCTGTCCGGTCGCCCGGAAAGCCCCGACAACAAGAGCATCGAGCCGCTGCGTGCGTTCGGCGTGGACACCATGTCGATCGGCTACCTGATCGAAGAAGACACGCCGATGATCTGGCGTGGGCCGATGGCCACCTCGGCGATGACCCAGCTGTTCAATGACACCCTGTGGGATGACCTGGACTACCTGCTGATCGACCTGCCGCCGGGCACCGGTGACATCCAGCTGACCCTGACCCAGAAGATCCCGCTGGCCGGCGCGGTGATCGTCACCACCCCGCAGGACATCGCCACGCTGGATGCGAAGAAGGCGCTGAAGATGTTCGAGAAGGTCGAGGTGCCGGTGCTCGGCATCGTCGAGAACATGGCGGTGCATACCTGCAGCAGCTGCGGGCATGTCGAGCACCTGTTCGGCGAGGGCGGCGGCGAGCGCATGGCCGCGCAGTACGGCGTGCCGTTGCTGGGTTCGTTGCCGCTGCAGATCGGCATCCGCGAGCAGGGCGATTCCGGTACCCCGATCACCGTGGCCCAGCCGGATTCGGTCCCGGCCCAGGCCTACCGCCATGCCGCCCAGCGCCTGATCGAGGAGGTTGGCAAGCGTCCGCGTGCCTCGATCCCGATCCTGTCGTCGCTGCTGTAA
- a CDS encoding TonB-dependent receptor, whose protein sequence is MNYVSNTARRNTLAVALISALMAAAPAMAQDKATNLDKITVTGSLIPQTQVETQTPVMSITAQDIQTRGFSSVAEVLQQSSLTTGGLQGGQTSGSFTQGAEAAGMFGLNPGYTKYLINGRPMLSYPALYNGSETFNNISGIPIDIVERIEVLPGGQSSLYGSDAIAGVVNIILKERMDGGTMTLRGGTYTEGGGSNIRFSAAKGINAFDDRFHALFNVQIENGSPIWGYQRDITRQNNPVGYTAQVPSNDFAVITNADNKLLMMDPSRCANVAGLYDGTTVVGQRPSGESCGSVYSAGYKTLKNGKNSGQFYSSMTFDVNDNFQLFADVLYSKEKTEFTSGSSALWWGTKSSLGSFYDQGLGKVVNLQRAFAPEEIGPGHYNNIMNSDESRAYQVTLGGKGMVGDWDYSASFTRGEYRLDQNRFVRWKDKIDGFFRENVLGPRLGTTADGFDIYNPDYAAFYSPITPDQFASFTGYGTHRSKTWQNLGRVQVTNGSLFSLPGGDAGLAVVLEGGSEGWDYSPDQAFVKGNVWGTTAVAGAGHRSNYAVTSELRMPLHDKLTVSASGRYDAFKIADKTVDKATYSIGLEFRPIESLLLRGKYGTAFRAPTLSDAFQGMSGSYSSGQNDYYRCSQLGYGLRDEACSFYKNTSVYSEKSGNPDLKPITADVWSAGVVWAPVSNFSLSADYYNWKIKNEVKTLSSDQLLLAEYQCHNGLPNNTSASCGDVTNWVSRDAGGNLTRVYTPKLNVASQNLEAVTVAAKYQQDIGRFGSLMFSGNYTNMLKREVQPMPGAAKLDLLSDPYNMWYYDNFAKVRGDLSVAWNIAKFTTTVYANYVGSTPNYLAYTGRSYGYVHSSGAKAGKWGSYTTYNLSMNYQAQEDLVLSLMVNNVFNKLPEGQRYNYPGNESTPFNDGFYSVYGRQISAQVKYNF, encoded by the coding sequence ATGAACTACGTAAGCAACACCGCACGTCGCAACACGCTCGCCGTCGCCCTGATTTCCGCTCTGATGGCCGCCGCCCCGGCAATGGCCCAGGACAAGGCGACCAACCTGGACAAGATCACCGTCACCGGTTCGCTGATCCCGCAGACCCAGGTTGAAACCCAGACCCCGGTGATGTCCATCACCGCCCAAGACATCCAGACCCGCGGCTTCAGCAGTGTTGCTGAAGTGCTGCAGCAGTCGTCGCTGACCACCGGCGGCCTGCAGGGTGGCCAGACCTCGGGTTCGTTCACCCAGGGCGCCGAAGCTGCCGGCATGTTCGGCCTGAACCCGGGCTACACCAAGTACCTGATCAACGGCCGCCCGATGCTCTCGTATCCGGCGCTGTACAACGGCAGCGAAACCTTCAACAACATCAGCGGCATTCCGATCGACATCGTCGAGCGCATCGAAGTGCTGCCGGGCGGCCAGTCCTCGCTGTACGGCTCGGACGCAATCGCCGGTGTGGTCAACATCATCCTGAAGGAGCGCATGGACGGCGGCACCATGACCCTCCGTGGCGGCACCTACACCGAAGGCGGTGGCAGCAACATCCGCTTCAGCGCCGCCAAGGGCATCAACGCCTTCGACGACCGCTTCCATGCACTGTTCAACGTGCAGATCGAGAACGGCAGCCCGATCTGGGGCTACCAGCGCGACATTACCCGCCAGAACAACCCGGTCGGCTACACCGCCCAGGTCCCGTCGAACGACTTCGCCGTCATCACCAACGCTGACAACAAGCTGCTGATGATGGACCCGAGCCGTTGCGCGAACGTCGCTGGGCTGTATGACGGCACCACTGTGGTCGGCCAGCGCCCGTCGGGCGAGTCCTGCGGTTCGGTGTACAGCGCCGGCTACAAGACCCTGAAGAACGGCAAGAACAGCGGCCAGTTCTACTCGTCGATGACCTTCGACGTGAACGACAACTTCCAGCTGTTCGCCGATGTGCTGTACAGCAAGGAAAAGACCGAGTTCACCTCCGGCTCCAGCGCCCTGTGGTGGGGCACCAAGTCGAGCCTGGGCAGCTTCTACGACCAGGGCCTGGGCAAGGTCGTGAACCTGCAGCGCGCCTTCGCGCCGGAAGAAATCGGCCCGGGCCACTACAACAACATCATGAACTCCGACGAAAGCCGTGCCTACCAGGTCACCCTGGGCGGCAAGGGCATGGTCGGCGACTGGGACTACAGCGCCAGCTTCACCCGTGGTGAGTACCGCCTGGACCAGAACCGCTTCGTGCGCTGGAAGGACAAGATCGATGGCTTCTTCCGCGAAAACGTACTGGGCCCGCGCCTGGGTACCACCGCTGATGGCTTCGACATCTACAACCCGGACTACGCGGCCTTCTACTCGCCGATCACTCCGGACCAGTTCGCCAGCTTCACCGGCTACGGTACCCACCGCAGCAAGACCTGGCAGAACCTGGGCCGCGTGCAGGTGACCAACGGCTCGCTGTTCAGCCTGCCGGGCGGTGACGCCGGCCTGGCCGTTGTGCTGGAAGGTGGCAGCGAAGGTTGGGACTACTCGCCGGACCAGGCGTTCGTCAAGGGCAACGTGTGGGGCACCACCGCCGTCGCCGGCGCCGGCCACCGCAGCAACTATGCGGTCACCAGCGAGCTGCGCATGCCGCTGCACGACAAGCTGACCGTCAGCGCGTCGGGCCGCTATGACGCCTTCAAGATCGCCGACAAGACCGTCGACAAGGCCACCTACAGCATCGGTCTGGAATTCCGTCCGATCGAGAGCCTGCTGCTGCGCGGCAAGTACGGTACCGCCTTCCGCGCGCCGACCCTGTCCGATGCCTTCCAGGGCATGAGCGGTTCGTACTCGTCCGGCCAGAACGACTACTACCGCTGCAGCCAGCTGGGCTACGGCCTGCGTGACGAGGCCTGCTCGTTCTACAAGAACACCTCGGTGTACAGCGAAAAGTCCGGCAACCCGGACCTGAAGCCGATCACCGCCGACGTCTGGAGCGCAGGCGTGGTGTGGGCCCCGGTCAGCAACTTCTCGCTGTCGGCCGACTACTACAACTGGAAGATCAAGAACGAGGTCAAGACCCTCAGCAGCGACCAGCTGCTGCTGGCCGAGTACCAGTGCCACAACGGCCTGCCGAACAACACCTCGGCCAGCTGCGGTGACGTGACCAACTGGGTGTCCCGCGATGCCGGTGGCAACCTGACCCGCGTGTACACGCCGAAGCTCAACGTTGCCAGCCAGAACCTGGAAGCGGTGACCGTGGCGGCCAAGTACCAGCAGGATATCGGCCGCTTCGGCTCGCTGATGTTCTCCGGCAACTACACCAACATGCTGAAGCGTGAAGTGCAGCCGATGCCGGGTGCCGCCAAGCTGGATCTGCTGAGCGATCCGTACAACATGTGGTACTACGACAACTTCGCCAAGGTCCGCGGCGATCTGTCGGTGGCCTGGAACATCGCCAAGTTCACCACCACCGTGTACGCCAATTACGTCGGCAGCACCCCGAACTACCTGGCCTACACCGGCCGCAGCTACGGCTACGTTCACTCCTCCGGCGCCAAGGCCGGCAAGTGGGGTTCGTACACCACGTACAACCTGAGCATGAACTACCAGGCACAGGAAGATCTGGTCCTGTCGCTGATGGTCAACAACGTGTTCAACAAGCTGCCGGAAGGCCAGCGCTACAACTACCCGGGCAACGAATCGACCCCGTTCAATGACGGCTTCTACAGCGTCTACGGCCGCCAGATCTCGGCCCAGGTCAAGTACAACTTCTGA
- a CDS encoding TonB-dependent receptor: MSRHRSTLSRHPLTLALLGTLLASGTALAQSGNAPTQLDRVTVTGSLIPQTEIENHTPVLTVTAEDIQTRGFTSVADVLQQSSLSTGGLQGGQTSASFTQGAEAAGMFGLSPGYTKYLINGRPMLSYPALYNGGDTFNNISGIPIDIVERIEILPGGQSSLYGSDAIAGVVNIILKERMDGGVLNVRGGAYSEGGGNSFRFSGARGFNGVDDRFHALVNVQYEKTSPIWGYQRDLTKVNNPDGYSPQYVSNDFLVLLPAANNAYAMMDPNLCANVAGQFDGTTALGTRPTGQACGSTYGTGYKTIKNGKESAQIYSSATFDVNDNFQLFGDALYSLEEVKYATGSGYTWWGTSSGWGRFYDQASGQYMNLQRVFAPEDIGGAGYRDIMNTDRNKAYQVTLGGRGTAGNWDYSLSFTRGEYKLTERNFVRWNDPINDYFEQRVLGPVLGTTSTGYDIYSPNWEAFYAPLPAGDFQTFTGYSYSQSRTWQNLARAQVTNGSLFKLPGGDAGLAVVVEGGSEGWDYSPDPGLMDGSVWGTTAVSGAGHRSNYAVTGELRLPLHDMLTVTGSGRYDAFKIGSNTVDKSTYSIGVEFRPIESLLFRGKYGTAFRAPTLSDAFQGRSGYYANGSTDYYRCGQLGYDPANTTGCPYDSVSVFGTRAGNPDLEPITADVWNAGVVWAPINNLSLSVDYYNWKIKNEVDTLSSDQLLLAEYYCRGGQANNTSASCQNVNDWITRDASGVLDEIYTPKMNVARQNLEALTASFKYVHDMGRFGSLQFSGNYTDMLKRELQPQPGDEFLDLLRDPYAMWVYDSYAKVRADGSVGWAKDKWTTTLYANYIGKTPNYMAYVGNGYDYVHSSGYKAGKWGSYTTYNLSVNYRALDNLTLSLMVNNVFNKMPDNQRFSFAGTSGQPYNNYLYNAYGRAIYVQAKYEFGDK; this comes from the coding sequence ATGTCTCGCCATCGTTCCACACTCTCGCGCCACCCACTGACGCTCGCCCTGCTCGGCACACTGCTCGCCTCCGGCACGGCCCTGGCGCAAAGCGGCAATGCACCGACCCAGCTTGACCGCGTGACGGTCACCGGTTCGCTGATTCCGCAGACCGAGATCGAGAACCACACGCCGGTCCTGACCGTGACCGCAGAGGACATCCAGACCCGCGGCTTCACCAGCGTTGCCGATGTCCTGCAGCAGTCCTCGCTGTCCACTGGCGGCCTGCAGGGTGGCCAGACCTCGGCCTCGTTCACCCAGGGCGCCGAAGCCGCCGGCATGTTCGGCCTCAGCCCGGGTTACACCAAGTACCTCATCAACGGCCGCCCGATGCTTTCATATCCGGCGCTGTACAACGGCGGCGATACGTTCAACAACATCAGCGGCATTCCGATCGACATCGTCGAGCGCATCGAGATCCTGCCGGGCGGCCAGTCCTCACTGTATGGCTCCGATGCGATCGCTGGCGTGGTCAACATCATCCTCAAGGAACGCATGGATGGTGGCGTCCTCAACGTCCGTGGCGGCGCCTACAGCGAAGGCGGCGGCAACAGCTTCCGCTTCAGCGGCGCCCGCGGCTTCAATGGTGTCGATGACCGCTTCCACGCGCTGGTCAACGTGCAGTACGAAAAGACCAGCCCGATCTGGGGCTACCAACGCGATCTGACCAAGGTCAACAACCCCGACGGCTACAGCCCGCAGTACGTTTCCAACGACTTCCTGGTGCTGCTGCCGGCGGCCAACAACGCCTACGCCATGATGGATCCGAACCTGTGCGCCAATGTGGCCGGGCAGTTCGATGGCACCACGGCGCTCGGCACCCGGCCCACCGGCCAGGCATGTGGCTCGACCTATGGCACCGGCTACAAGACCATCAAGAACGGCAAGGAAAGCGCGCAGATCTACAGCTCTGCCACCTTCGACGTGAATGACAATTTCCAGCTGTTCGGCGATGCGCTGTACAGCCTGGAAGAGGTCAAGTACGCAACGGGTTCCGGCTACACCTGGTGGGGCACCTCTTCCGGTTGGGGCCGCTTCTACGACCAGGCCAGCGGCCAGTACATGAACCTGCAGCGCGTGTTCGCCCCGGAAGACATCGGCGGCGCCGGCTACCGCGACATCATGAACACCGACCGCAACAAGGCCTATCAGGTGACGCTGGGCGGCCGCGGCACGGCCGGCAACTGGGACTACAGCCTCAGCTTCACCCGCGGCGAGTACAAGCTGACCGAGCGCAACTTCGTGCGCTGGAATGACCCGATCAACGATTACTTCGAACAGCGCGTGCTCGGCCCGGTGCTGGGAACCACCAGCACCGGCTACGACATCTACAGCCCGAACTGGGAAGCGTTCTACGCGCCGCTGCCGGCCGGTGACTTCCAGACCTTCACCGGCTACAGCTACAGCCAGAGCCGCACCTGGCAGAACCTGGCCCGTGCACAGGTCACCAATGGATCACTGTTCAAGCTGCCCGGCGGCGACGCCGGCCTGGCCGTGGTCGTTGAAGGTGGAAGCGAAGGCTGGGACTACAGCCCCGATCCGGGCCTGATGGATGGCAGCGTCTGGGGCACCACGGCGGTCTCCGGTGCTGGCCACCGCAGCAACTATGCGGTGACCGGTGAACTGCGCCTGCCCCTGCATGACATGCTGACGGTGACCGGTTCCGGTCGCTACGACGCCTTCAAGATCGGCAGCAACACCGTCGACAAGTCCACCTACAGCATCGGCGTCGAGTTCCGTCCGATCGAAAGCCTGCTGTTCCGCGGCAAGTACGGTACGGCGTTCCGTGCTCCGACGCTGTCCGACGCGTTCCAGGGCCGTAGCGGCTACTACGCCAACGGCTCCACCGACTACTACCGCTGCGGCCAGTTGGGCTACGACCCGGCCAACACCACCGGCTGCCCGTATGACAGCGTCTCGGTGTTCGGCACCCGCGCCGGCAATCCGGACCTGGAACCGATCACCGCCGACGTCTGGAATGCAGGTGTTGTGTGGGCACCGATCAACAACCTGTCGCTGTCGGTGGACTACTACAACTGGAAGATCAAGAACGAGGTCGATACGCTCAGCTCCGACCAGCTGCTGCTGGCCGAGTACTACTGCCGTGGCGGCCAGGCCAACAACACCTCGGCCAGCTGCCAGAACGTCAACGACTGGATCACCCGCGATGCGTCCGGCGTGCTGGACGAGATCTACACCCCGAAGATGAACGTCGCCCGCCAGAACCTGGAAGCGCTGACCGCCAGCTTCAAGTACGTGCACGACATGGGCCGCTTCGGTTCGCTTCAGTTCTCGGGCAACTACACCGACATGCTCAAGCGCGAACTGCAGCCGCAGCCGGGCGATGAGTTCCTGGACCTGCTGCGTGACCCGTACGCGATGTGGGTGTACGACTCGTACGCCAAGGTGCGCGCCGATGGTTCGGTCGGCTGGGCCAAGGACAAGTGGACCACCACCCTGTACGCCAACTACATTGGCAAGACGCCGAACTACATGGCGTACGTGGGCAATGGCTACGACTACGTCCACAGCTCCGGCTACAAGGCAGGCAAGTGGGGCTCCTACACCACTTACAACCTGAGTGTGAACTACCGTGCGTTGGACAACCTGACCCTGTCGCTGATGGTCAACAACGTGTTCAACAAGATGCCGGACAACCAGCGCTTCAGCTTCGCCGGCACCAGCGGCCAGCCGTACAACAATTACCTGTACAACGCCTACGGGCGTGCCATCTATGTGCAGGCCAAGTACGAGTTTGGCGACAAGTAA